One region of Drosophila subobscura isolate 14011-0131.10 chromosome J, UCBerk_Dsub_1.0, whole genome shotgun sequence genomic DNA includes:
- the LOC117894496 gene encoding mucin-19: protein MKLLLICAFVAAVAATTPSNNYLPPAYGAASAPVASYAAEASAPVESYSAPAQSYSAPAQATYTAAASAPAVSYSAPAQSYSAPAQSYSAPAQATYTAAASAPAVSYSAPAQSYSAPAQATYTAAASAPAVSYSAPAQSYSAPAQASYSVAASAPAASYSAPAEYETAASEPAHTFSATDGYRYKTQRRRVIRRHRRDVSHLPSNDYLPPFQGAASAPTSEYLPPAASAPAPVYQAAPAPSYTAAASAPAVSYSAPAQSYSAPAASYSAPAASYSAPAEYETAASEPAHSFSSNDGYRYKTQRRRVLRRHRRDVSHLPSNDYLPPAASAPAPVYQAAPSYTAAASAPAVSYAAPAQSYSAPAQSYSAPAEASYSVAASAPAVSYSAPAQSYSAPVQSYSAPAQATYTAAASAPAVSYSAPAQSYSAPAQSYSAPAEYETAASEPAHSYSATDGYRYKTQRRRVLRRHRY from the exons ATG AAACTCTTGCTGATCTGCGCCTTTGTCGCCGCCGTGGCCGCTACCACACCTAGCAACAACTACCTGCCCCCCGCATACGGTGCCGCATCGGCTCCAGTTGCTTCCTACGCCGCGGAGGCATCGGCTCCAGTTGAGTCCTACTCTGCACCAGCTCAGTCTTACTCTGCACCCGCCCAGGCCACCTacactgctgccgcttctgctccAGCTGTGTCTTACTCGGCTCCAGCTCAGTCTTACTCTGCTCCCGCTCAGTCTTACTCTGCTCCAGCTCAGGCTACgtacactgctgctgcttcggctcCAGCTGTGTCGTACTCGGCTCCAGCTCAGTCTTACTCTGCTCCCGCTCAGGCTACgtacactgctgctgcttcggctcCAGCTGTGTCGTACTCGGCTCCCGCTCAGTCCTACTCTGCTCCCGCTCAGGCCAGCTACTCCGTTGCTGCTTCGGCCCCAGCTGCATCCTACTCCGCTCCTGCTGAGTACGAGACCGCTGCTTCCGAGCCCGCACACACCTTCTCGGCCACCGATGGATACCGCTACAAGACCCAGCGTCGTCGCGTCATCCGTCGCCACCGTCGTGATGTGAGCCATCTGCCCTCCAACGATTACCTGCCCCCCTTCCAGGGAGCCGCTTCCGCACCAACCTCTGAGTACCTGCCCCCAGCAGCATctgccccagctccagtcTACCAGGCCGCTCCTGCACCATCCTACACCGCAGCCGCATCTGCTCCAGCTGTCTCCTACTCTGCCCCAGCTCAGTCCTACTCTGCACCCGCTGCTTCCTACTCCGCTCCTGCTGCATCCTACTCTGCCCCCGCTGAGTACGAGACCGCTGCCTCTGAGCCAGCACACAGCTTCTCGTCCAACGATGGATACCGCTACAAGACCCAGCGTCGTCGCGTCCTCCGTCGCCACCGTCGTGATGTGAGCCATCTGCCATCCAACGACTACCTGCCCCCAGCAGCCTctgccccagctccagtcTACCAGGCCGCTCCATCCTACaccgctgctgcctccgccCCAGCTGTCTCCTACGCTGCCCCAGCTCAGTCTTACTCTGCTCCCGCTCAGTCTTACTCTGCACCCGCTGAGGCCAGCTACTCCGTGGCTGCTTCCGCCCCAGCTGTGTCCTACTCGGCTCCCGCTCAGTCTTACTCTGCTCCCGTTCAGTCCTACTCTGCACCCGCTCAAGCCACCTACACCGCTGCTGCATCCGCCCCAGCTGTCTCCTACTCTGCTCCAGCTCAGTCATACTCCGCCCCAGCTCAGTCCTACTCTGCCCCCGCTGAGTACGAGACCGCTGCCTCTGAGCCAGCACACAGCTACTCGGCCACCGATGGATACCGCTACAAGACCCAGCGTCGTCGCGTCCTCCGCCGCCACAGATATTAA
- the LOC117894495 gene encoding uncharacterized protein LOC117894495 isoform X1 → MKFFLIAFAVIAAVAADVSHLPSNEYLPPVVQESQIIAAPSNDYLPPVQVQAEAAPAHELADDGYRYKTHKRVVLRRHRRDVSHLPSNEYLPPQQAAAPSNEYLPPQQVAAPAPIPVQVAAPIQIAAPAPVEIEAAPAHELADDGYRYKTNRRVVYRRHRRDVNELSNEYLPPVQEAVAPSNEYLAPAVDTVLADDGYRYKTNKRVVIRRHRRDVNELSNEYLPPVQEAVAPSNEYLAPAVDTVLADDGYRYKTNKRVVIRRHRRDVNELSNEYLPPVQEAVAPSNEYLAPAVDTVLADDGYRYKTNKRVVIRRHRRDVNELSNEYLPPVQEAVAPSNEYLAPAVDTVLADDGYRYKTNKRVVIRRHRRDVNELSNEYLPPVQEAVAPSNEYLAPAVDTVLADDGYRYKTNKRVVIRRHRRDVNELSNEYLPPVQEAVAPSNEYLAPVANNIEVAPAHVLADDGYRYKTHKRVVIRRH, encoded by the exons ATG AAATTCTTCCTGATCGCTTTTGCCGTGATCGCAGCTGTGGCCGCTGATGTCAGCCACCTGCCTTCCAACGAGTACTTGCCCCCCGTGGTGCAGGAGTCTCAGATCATCGCTGCCCCCAGCAACGACTATCTGCCCCCTGTCCAGGTCCAGGCTGAGGCTGCACCTGCCCATGAGCTGGCCGATGATGGCTACCGTTACAAGACCCACAAGCGTGTGGTCCTCCGCCGTCACCGTCGTGATGTGAGCCATCTGCCCTCCAACGAGTACCTGCCCCCTCAGCAGGCTGCCGCTCCTTCCAACGAGTACCTGCCCCCACAACAGGTGGCCGCTCCTGCTCCCATCCCAGTCCAGGTCGCTGCTCCCATCCAGATCgccgctcctgctccagtCGAGATTGAGGCTGCCCCAGCCCATGAGCTCGCCGATGATGGTTACCGTTACAAGACCAACCGTCGCGTTGTCTACCGTCGCCACCGTCGTGATGTCAACGAGCTGTCCAACGAGTACCTGCCCCCCGTCCAGGAGGCCGTCGCTCCTTCCAACGAGTACTTGGCTCCCGCTGTCGACACCGTCCTGGCTGATGATGGCTACCGTTACAAGACCAACAAGCGTGTGGTGATCCGTCGCCATCGTCGTGATGTCAACGAGCTGTCCAACGAGTACCTGCCCCCTGTCCAGGAGGCCGTTGCTCCTTCCAACGAGTACTTGGCTCCTGCCGTCGATACCGTCTTGGCTGATGATGGCTACCGTTACAAGACCAACAAGCGTGTTGTGAtccgtcgtcatcgtcgtgaTGTCAACGAGCTCTCCAACGAGTACCTGCCCCCCGTCCAGGAGGCCGTCGCTCCTTCCAACGAGTACTTGGCTCCTGCCGTCGATACCGTCTTGGCTGATGATGGCTACCGTTACAAGACCAACAAGCGTGTGGTGAtccgtcgtcatcgtcgtgaTGTCAACGAGCTCTCCAACGAGTACCTGCCCCCTGTCCAGGAGGCCGTCGCTCCTTCCAACGAGTACTTGGCACCTGCCGTCGATACCGTCTTGGCTGATGATGGCTACCGTTACAAGACCAACAAGCGTGTGGTGAtccgtcgtcatcgtcgtgaTGTCAACGAGCTCTCCAACGAGTACCTGCCCCCTGTCCAGGAGGCCGTCGCTCCTTCCAACGAGTACTTGGCTCCCGCTGTCGACACCGTCCTGGCTGATGATGGTTACCGTTACAAGACCAACAAGCGTGTGGTGAtccgtcgtcatcgtcgtgaTGTCAACGAGCTCTCCAACGAGTACCTGCCCCCTGTCCAGGAGGCCGTCGCTCCTTCCAACGAGTACTTGGCTCCCGTTGCCAACAACATCGAGGTTGCTCCCGCTCACGTCTTGGCCGATGATGGCTACCGTTACAAGACCCACAAGCGTGTTGTGATCCGTCGTCATTAA
- the LOC117894495 gene encoding uncharacterized protein LOC117894495 isoform X2: MKFFLIAFAVIAAVAADVSHLPSNEYLPPVVQESQIIAAPSNDYLPPVQVQAEAAPAHELADDGYRYKTHKRVVLRRHRRDVSHLPSNEYLPPQQAAAPSNEYLPPQQVAAPAPIPVQVAAPIQIAAPAPVEIEAAPAHELADDGYRYKTNRRVVYRRHRRDVNELSNEYLPPVQEAVAPSNEYLAPAVDTVLADDGYRYKTNKRVVIRRHRRDVNELSNEYLPPVQEAVAPSNEYLAPAVDTVLADDGYRYKTNKRVVIRRHRRDVNELSNEYLPPVQEAVAPSNEYLAPAVDTVLADDGYRYKTNKRVVIRRHRRDVNELSNEYLPPVQEAVAPSNEYLAPAVDTVLADDGYRYKTNKRVVIRRHRRDVNELSNEYLPPVQEAVAPSNEYLAPVANNIEVAPAHVLADDGYRYKTHKRVVIRRH; encoded by the exons ATG AAATTCTTCCTGATCGCTTTTGCCGTGATCGCAGCTGTGGCCGCTGATGTCAGCCACCTGCCTTCCAACGAGTACTTGCCCCCCGTGGTGCAGGAGTCTCAGATCATCGCTGCCCCCAGCAACGACTATCTGCCCCCTGTCCAGGTCCAGGCTGAGGCTGCACCTGCCCATGAGCTGGCCGATGATGGCTACCGTTACAAGACCCACAAGCGTGTGGTCCTCCGCCGTCACCGTCGTGATGTGAGCCATCTGCCCTCCAACGAGTACCTGCCCCCTCAGCAGGCTGCCGCTCCTTCCAACGAGTACCTGCCCCCACAACAGGTGGCCGCTCCTGCTCCCATCCCAGTCCAGGTCGCTGCTCCCATCCAGATCgccgctcctgctccagtCGAGATTGAGGCTGCCCCAGCCCATGAGCTCGCCGATGATGGTTACCGTTACAAGACCAACCGTCGCGTTGTCTACCGTCGCCACCGTCGTGATGTCAACGAGCTGTCCAACGAGTACCTGCCCCCCGTCCAGGAGGCCGTCGCTCCTTCCAACGAGTACTTGGCTCCCGCTGTCGACACCGTCCTGGCTGATGATGGCTACCGTTACAAGACCAACAAGCGTGTGGTGATCCGTCGCCATCGTCGTGATGTCAACGAGCTGTCCAACGAGTACCTGCCCCCTGTCCAGGAGGCCGTTGCTCCTTCCAACGAGTACTTGGCTCCTGCCGTCGATACCGTCTTGGCTGATGATGGCTACCGTTACAAGACCAACAAGCGTGTTGTGAtccgtcgtcatcgtcgtgaTGTCAACGAGCTCTCCAACGAGTACCTGCCCCCCGTCCAGGAGGCCGTCGCTCCTTCCAACGAGTACTTGGCTCCTGCCGTCGATACCGTCTTGGCTGATGATGGCTACCGTTACAAGACCAACAAGCGTGTGGTGAtccgtcgtcatcgtcgtgaTGTCAACGAGCTCTCCAACGAGTACCTGCCCCCTGTCCAGGAGGCCGTCGCTCCTTCCAACGAGTACTTGGCACCTGCCGTCGATACCGTCTTGGCTGATGATGGCTACCGTTACAAGACCAACAAGCGTGTGGTGAtccgtcgtcatcgtcgtgaTGTCAACGAGCTCTCCAACGAGTACCTGCCCCCTGTCCAGGAG GCCGTCGCTCCTTCCAACGAGTACTTGGCTCCCGTTGCCAACAACATCGAGGTTGCTCCCGCTCACGTCTTGGCCGATGATGGCTACCGTTACAAGACCCACAAGCGTGTTGTGATCCGTCGTCATTAA
- the LOC117893488 gene encoding collagen alpha-1(III) chain, with the protein MNFSRSRQQKLLCVLLLCALAFACLADVCLAKHHKHQRHHHEKEKDDDDHYLPPSEEKEDEPFYKKEKHTSERVVYHKEEEHDEPPHHKEQQHYHHEEPKKQRVDHFHHYDKKPEVKTEHIHYKHDTPQVRTDYSGDLFTPAASQVVYRRRRPHRITYANAPNSVFHTHTQINVQSQDSDLNSLIRPDPPGGQQLPGGAQAPTGAQAPTGAGFLPNCQFTGVPGNVAPGCGPSNPLGAQLPASALAPGAGLPVNQGAAPIPAAGQLAVQGNGQRPQKPGGYVGGYGRNNFFFDPSLAAQLGAAGFPAGGPGFPVGGAQLAAAQGFPNQNQFDPSFGAQLGAAGQAPGAAPGAPFDPSFGAQRPAAGQAPIAGQAPFQNQFDPNAQFGGQLPAAQQPNQFGNPALGAQLAAGQAPNQGNPALGAQLGAAQAPLQNQFDPALGAQLAAGQLVPRLRTGRPRNRSNYQGLNVLNGNVFGQPHLQGPTNALGNQQDTNIIDGNFYSDPSGHHHGHGHQRALVSVNGNQRSVLVADDDDADDDTDPSFRLGFAASSPQASYVAAPKNSGSSSREDDSDLGTAASEYQTDYREDGYHYAKPKHAFEY; encoded by the exons ATGAATTTCTCACGCTCCCGCCAACAG AAACTCCTCtgtgttctgctgctgtgcgctCTGGCGTTTGCCTGCCTGGCAGATGTTTGCCTTGCGAAACATCACAAACATCAGCGGCACCACcacgagaaggagaaggatgACGACGATCATTATCTGCCACCGTCAGAGGAAAAGGAAGATGAACCCTTCtacaagaaggagaagcacaCCAGTGAGCGCGTGGTCTACCACAAGGAGGAGGAACACGACGAACCGCCACAccacaaggagcagcagcactaccACCACGAGGAGCCCAAGAAACAGCGCGTGGATCACTTCCATCACTACGACAAGAAGCCGGAGGTGAAGACCGAGCACATCCACTACAAGCACGACACACCGCAAGTCCGCACGGATTATAGCGGCGATCTCTTCACCCCAGCGGCCAGCCAAGTCGTCTACAGGCGTCGTCGTCCCCATCGCATCACCTACGCCAATGCCCCGAACTCTGTGTTTCACACGCACACCCAGATCAACGTTCAGTCGCAGGACTCGGATCTCAACTCGCTCATTCGTCCAGATCCGCCAGGAGGACAGCAATTGCCAGGGGGAGCCCAAGCGCCCACGGGAGCTCAGGCCCCGACAGGAGC TGGTTTCCTGCCCAACTGTCAGTTTACTGGAGTTCCTGGCAATGTTGCTCCGGGCTGTGGTCCGTCGAATCCACTCGGAGCTCAGCTACCTGCCAGTGCCTTGGCTCCAGGCGCTGGTCTGCCTGTCAATCAAGGCGCAGCTCCCATTCCCGCCGCTGGACAGTTGGCCGTGCAGGGCAATGGCCAGCGTCCACAGAAACCAGGCGGCTACGTCGGCGGCTATGGCAGGAACAACTTCTTCTTCGACCCGTCGCTGGCTGCTCAGCTGGGCGCTGCAGGATTCCCAGCAGGTGGTCCAGGATTTCCAGTAGGCGGTGCTcaattggctgctgctcaaggaTTTCCCAACCAGAACCAGTTTGATCCCTCCTTCGGCGCACAGTTGGGCGCCGCGGGTCAAGCTCCTGGAGCTGCTCCTGGTGCTCCCTTCGATCCCTCATTTGGCGCGCAGCGTCCAGCGGCTGGACAGGCACCCATCGCTGGCCAGGCACCATTCCAGAACCAGTTTGATCCCAATGCACAATTTGGAGGACAGCTGCCCGCTGCCCAGCAGCCAAATCAATTCGGAAATCCCGCTTTGGGCGCTCAACTGGCAGCTGGTCAGGCACCAAATCAGGGGAATCCCGCGCTCGGTGCACAGCTTGGAGCTGCTCAGGCGCCGCTTCAGAACCAATTTGATCCCGCTTTGGGCGCCCAACTGGCAGCGGGTCAGCTGGTGCCACGCCTGCGCACTGGACGTCCGCGCAATCGTTCCAACTACCAAGGTCTAAACGTGCTCAATGGCAATGTGTTTGGTCAGCCGCATCTGCAGGGACCAACGAATGCGCTGGGCAACCAGCAGGACACGAACATTATCGACGGTAATTTCTACAGCGATCCCAGCGGTCACcatcatggccatggccatcaGCGCGCTCTGGTCTCTGTCAATGGCAATCAACGCTCCGTGCTGGTagctgacgatgatgatgcggaTGACGATACAGATCCCAGTTTCAGACTAGGCTTTGCGGCCAGTTCGCCACAAGCTAGCTATGTGGCGGCGCCCAAAAATTCAGGCAGCAGCTCAAGGGAGGATGACTCTGACTTGGGCACAGCTGCCTCCGAGTACCAGACGGACTACCGCGAGGATGGCTATCACTACGCAAAGCCCAAACACGCATTTGAGTACTGa
- the LOC117893489 gene encoding skin secretory protein xP2 gives MTRRLKFLVLALALVGCVAADSGYNYAAPAPAPERSYVAPQVQHHFAASAPAPVAAPAPAPVFQPAASAPAPVRSYVPPAPVQQQHHFAASAPAPVAAPAPAPAPAPVFQPAASAPAPVRSYVPPAPAAPVQHHHHAAASAPVQSFAAPAPAPVQSFAPAPSFQAPEPAPAFEAAASAPAPARSGYDYSQPQTQSSQGYRYRTVRRRVLRHRA, from the exons ATGACGCGACGACTG AAATTCCTCgtcttggctttggctttggttggCTGCGTGGCCGCCGATAGTGGCTACAACTACGCTGCACCCGCACCCGCTCCAGAGAGGTCTTATGTGGCTCCTCAGGTGCAGCATCATTTTGCTGCCTCCGCTCCGGCTCCAgtggctgctccagctccagcacccgTGTTCCAGCCAGCTGCCTCTGCACCAGCGCCAGTCCGCAGCTACGTGCCTCCAGCaccagtgcagcagcagcaccactttGCTGCCTCCGCACCCGCACCAgttgctgctcccgctcccgctcccgctcccgctccagtCTTCCAGCCTGCCGCCTCTGCACCAGCTCCAGTCCGCAGCTATGTGCCtcccgcaccagcagcacctgtgcagcaccaccaccacgctgctgcctctgctccggTGCAGTCCTTCgctgccccagctccagctcccgtGCAGTCCTTTGCGCCAGCTCCCTCCTTCCAGGCTCCTGAGCCAGCACCAGCCTTCGAGGCCGCCGCCTCtgctccagcgccagctcgTTCCGGCTACGACTACAGCCAGCCCCAGACGCAGTCCAGCCAGGGCTACCGCTACAGGACTGTGCGTCGTCGTGTCCTCAGGCACCGCGCTTAA
- the LOC117894951 gene encoding serum response factor-binding protein 1 isoform X1 has translation MSRSGICHIYTKYLSGASYKYQISSRQTKQFNCSTSTGSTWCVFIFWSYRWQLFKFLFISHQRVIFVALSVASSLLLLGLADATALSRTYLPPQVQVQQIVSRPQVQLVQQPLIHSVVQQQPLVHSVVQQRPVIQTVLQQRPIIQSVVQQRPIIQSVVVPQRTYLPPAPRVVSVYRPAPQVISVPRVQHQIISRPQVLVQQRPVLLPQRTYLPPAPRVVSIARPQVVSIARPQLISVAAPRRTYLPPQGAASTLDEQYEEPEEV, from the coding sequence ATGAGTCGCAGTGGCATCTGCCATATCTATACTAAGTATTTGTCTGGAGCGTCTTATAAATACCAAATATCaagcaggcaaacaaaacagttCAATTGTTCGACTTCGACTGGATCAACATggtgtgtatttattttctggAGCTACCGCTGGCAGTTATTTAAATTTCTCTTCATCTCCCATCAGCGCGTTATATTTGTGGCTTTAAGTGTGGCCTCGagcctgctgcttctgggccTCGCTGATGCAACAGCGCTGTCGAGGACGTATCTGCCGCcccaagtgcaagtgcaacaaattgtctCTCGTCCGCAGGTGCAGTtggtgcagcagccgctgaTTCACTCtgttgtgcagcagcagcctttggTTCACTCGGTGGTGCAGCAGCGTCCTGTGATTCAGACTGTGCTTCAGCAACGTCCCATAATTCAGTCTGTGGTGCAGCAGCGTCCCATAATCCAGTCCGTGGTGGTGCCTCAACGCACTTATCTTCCTCCTGCACCGCGCGTGGTTTCAGTTTACAGGCCTGCTCCTCAGGTCATCTCCGTACCGAGGGTCCAACATCAGATCATCTCACGTCCCCAGGTGTTGGTGCAGCAGCGTCCAGTTCTGCTGCCACAGCGCACGTATCTGCCACCCGCTCCTAGAGTGGTGTCCATTGCACGTCCCCAGGTGGTGTCCATTGCACGTCCGCAGCTAATCTCCGTGGCTGCACCCAGACGCACCTATCTGCCACCCCAGGGCGCTGCATCCACCCTCGACGAGCAATACGAGGAGCCCGAAGAAGTCTAG
- the LOC117894951 gene encoding signal transducer and activator of transcription 2 isoform X2, translated as MSRSGICHIYTKYLSGASYKYQISSRQTKQFNCSTSTGSTWCVFIFWSYRWQLFKFLFISHQRVIFVALSVASSLLLLGLADATALSRTYLPPQVQVQQIVSRPQVQLVQVQQRPVIQTVLQQRPIIQSVVQQRPIIQSVVVPQRTYLPPAPRVVSVYRPAPQVISVPRVQHQIISRPQVLVQQRPVLLPQRTYLPPAPRVVSIARPQVVSIARPQLISVAAPRRTYLPPQGAASTLDEQYEEPEEV; from the exons ATGAGTCGCAGTGGCATCTGCCATATCTATACTAAGTATTTGTCTGGAGCGTCTTATAAATACCAAATATCaagcaggcaaacaaaacagttCAATTGTTCGACTTCGACTGGATCAACATggtgtgtatttattttctggAGCTACCGCTGGCAGTTATTTAAATTTCTCTTCATCTCCCATCAGCGCGTTATATTTGTGGCTTTAAGTGTGGCCTCGagcctgctgcttctgggccTCGCTGATGCAACAGCGCTGTCGAGGACGTATCTGCCGCcccaagtgcaagtgcaacaaattgtctCTCGTCCGCAGGTGCAGTtggtgca GGTGCAGCAGCGTCCTGTGATTCAGACTGTGCTTCAGCAACGTCCCATAATTCAGTCTGTGGTGCAGCAGCGTCCCATAATCCAGTCCGTGGTGGTGCCTCAACGCACTTATCTTCCTCCTGCACCGCGCGTGGTTTCAGTTTACAGGCCTGCTCCTCAGGTCATCTCCGTACCGAGGGTCCAACATCAGATCATCTCACGTCCCCAGGTGTTGGTGCAGCAGCGTCCAGTTCTGCTGCCACAGCGCACGTATCTGCCACCCGCTCCTAGAGTGGTGTCCATTGCACGTCCCCAGGTGGTGTCCATTGCACGTCCGCAGCTAATCTCCGTGGCTGCACCCAGACGCACCTATCTGCCACCCCAGGGCGCTGCATCCACCCTCGACGAGCAATACGAGGAGCCCGAAGAAGTCTAG
- the LOC117894951 gene encoding signal transducer and activator of transcription 2 isoform X3 → MSRSGICHIYTKYLSGASYKYQISSRQTKQFNCSTSTGSTWCVFIFWSYRWQLFKFLFISHQRVIFVALSVASSLLLLGLADATALSRTYLPPQVQVQQIVSRPQVQLVQQPLIHSVVQQRPIIQSVVQQRPIIQSVVVPQRTYLPPAPRVVSVYRPAPQVISVPRVQHQIISRPQVLVQQRPVLLPQRTYLPPAPRVVSIARPQVVSIARPQLISVAAPRRTYLPPQGAASTLDEQYEEPEEV, encoded by the exons ATGAGTCGCAGTGGCATCTGCCATATCTATACTAAGTATTTGTCTGGAGCGTCTTATAAATACCAAATATCaagcaggcaaacaaaacagttCAATTGTTCGACTTCGACTGGATCAACATggtgtgtatttattttctggAGCTACCGCTGGCAGTTATTTAAATTTCTCTTCATCTCCCATCAGCGCGTTATATTTGTGGCTTTAAGTGTGGCCTCGagcctgctgcttctgggccTCGCTGATGCAACAGCGCTGTCGAGGACGTATCTGCCGCcccaagtgcaagtgcaacaaattgtctCTCGTCCGCAGGTGCAGTtggtgcagcagccgctgaTTCACTCtgttgtgcagcag CGTCCCATAATTCAGTCTGTGGTGCAGCAGCGTCCCATAATCCAGTCCGTGGTGGTGCCTCAACGCACTTATCTTCCTCCTGCACCGCGCGTGGTTTCAGTTTACAGGCCTGCTCCTCAGGTCATCTCCGTACCGAGGGTCCAACATCAGATCATCTCACGTCCCCAGGTGTTGGTGCAGCAGCGTCCAGTTCTGCTGCCACAGCGCACGTATCTGCCACCCGCTCCTAGAGTGGTGTCCATTGCACGTCCCCAGGTGGTGTCCATTGCACGTCCGCAGCTAATCTCCGTGGCTGCACCCAGACGCACCTATCTGCCACCCCAGGGCGCTGCATCCACCCTCGACGAGCAATACGAGGAGCCCGAAGAAGTCTAG
- the LOC117894951 gene encoding signal transducer and activator of transcription 2 isoform X4, giving the protein MSRSGICHIYTKYLSGASYKYQISSRQTKQFNCSTSTGSTWCVFIFWSYRWQLFKFLFISHQRVIFVALSVASSLLLLGLADATALSRTYLPPQVQVQQIVSRPQVQLVQQPLIHSVVQQQPLVHSVVQQRPVIQTVLVPQRTYLPPAPRVVSVYRPAPQVISVPRVQHQIISRPQVLVQQRPVLLPQRTYLPPAPRVVSIARPQVVSIARPQLISVAAPRRTYLPPQGAASTLDEQYEEPEEV; this is encoded by the exons ATGAGTCGCAGTGGCATCTGCCATATCTATACTAAGTATTTGTCTGGAGCGTCTTATAAATACCAAATATCaagcaggcaaacaaaacagttCAATTGTTCGACTTCGACTGGATCAACATggtgtgtatttattttctggAGCTACCGCTGGCAGTTATTTAAATTTCTCTTCATCTCCCATCAGCGCGTTATATTTGTGGCTTTAAGTGTGGCCTCGagcctgctgcttctgggccTCGCTGATGCAACAGCGCTGTCGAGGACGTATCTGCCGCcccaagtgcaagtgcaacaaattgtctCTCGTCCGCAGGTGCAGTtggtgcagcagccgctgaTTCACTCtgttgtgcagcagcagcctttggTTCACTCGGTGGTGCAGCAGCGTCCTGTGATTCAGACTGTGC TGGTGCCTCAACGCACTTATCTTCCTCCTGCACCGCGCGTGGTTTCAGTTTACAGGCCTGCTCCTCAGGTCATCTCCGTACCGAGGGTCCAACATCAGATCATCTCACGTCCCCAGGTGTTGGTGCAGCAGCGTCCAGTTCTGCTGCCACAGCGCACGTATCTGCCACCCGCTCCTAGAGTGGTGTCCATTGCACGTCCCCAGGTGGTGTCCATTGCACGTCCGCAGCTAATCTCCGTGGCTGCACCCAGACGCACCTATCTGCCACCCCAGGGCGCTGCATCCACCCTCGACGAGCAATACGAGGAGCCCGAAGAAGTCTAG